From a single Canis aureus isolate CA01 chromosome 5, VMU_Caureus_v.1.0, whole genome shotgun sequence genomic region:
- the BAMBI gene encoding BMP and activin membrane-bound inhibitor homolog, whose translation MDRHSSYIFIWLQLELCAMAVLLTRGEIRCYCDAAHCVATGYMCKSELSACFSRLLDPQNTNSPLTHGCLDSLANTADICQAKQARNHSGTTMPTLECCHEDMCNYRGLHDVLAPPKGEASGQGNRYQHDGSRNLITKVQELTSSKELWFRAAVIAVPIAGGLILVLLIMLALRMLRSENKRLQDQRQQMLSRLHYSFHGHHSKKGQVAKLDLECMVPVSGHENCCLTCDKMRQADLSNEKILSLVHWGMYSGHGKLEFV comes from the exons ATGGATCGCCATTCCAGCTACATCTTCATCTGGCTGCAGCTCGAACTCTGCGCCATGGCCGTGCTGCTCACCAGAG GTGAAATCAGATGCTACTGTGATGCTGCCCACTGCGTGGCAACTGGTTATATGTGTAAATCTGAGCTGAGCGCCTGCTTTTCTAGACTTCTTGATCCTCAGAACACAAATTCCCCGCTCACCCATGGCTGCCTGGACTCTCTCGCAAACACGGCAGACATCTGCCAAGCCAAACAGGCACGAAACCACTCTGGCACCACCATGCCCACATTGGAATGCTGTCATGAAGATATGTGCAATTACAGAGGGCTGCATGATGTGCTCGCTCCTCCCAAGGGGGAGGCCTCAG GACAAGGAAACCGCTATCAGCACGATGGCAGTAGAAACCTCATCACCAAAGTCCAGGAGCTGACTTCCTCCAAAGAGTTGTGGTTCCGGGCGGCTGTGATTGCTGTTCCCATTGCCGGCGGCCTAATTCTGGTGTTGCTTATTATGTTAGCCTTGAGGATGCTTCGAAGTGAAAACAAGAGACTGCAGGATCAACGGCAACAGATGCTGTCCCGTTTGCACTACAGCTTCCATGGACACCATTCCAAAAAGGGGCAGGTGGCAAAGTTAGACTTGGAATGCATGGTGCCAGTGAGCGGGCATGAGAACTGCTGTCTGACCTGTGACAAAATGAGACAAGCAGACCTCAGCAACGAGAAGATCCTCTCGCTCGTCCATTGGGGCATGTACAGTGGGCACGGGAAGCTGGAATTCGTATGA